One Mycobacteroides salmoniphilum DNA segment encodes these proteins:
- the ligD gene encoding non-homologous end-joining DNA ligase, protein MLQVAGREVTITHPDKVIFPSGENTAAITKGDLVHYYLDVADGALRGVRDRPMILKRFVKGISQEAVFQKRVPEKRPDWIASAELHYARGTSAREAVVTDAASLAWVVNLGCVDLNPHPVRADDLDHPDELRIDLDPVPGVPWSQILDVAFVVRGVLEDHGLTAWPKTSGSRGFHIYAPVAPRWTFRELRLAAETVAREVERRAPELATSRWWKEERHGVFVDFNQNAKDRTVASAYSVRAVPDARVSTPLRWDEVAGCRPAEFTLTTVRERFADIGDPWQGMEGATGTLDQLLELAAELGPAEKAPKGTSRDGRRQSMMPLIEIARTKTKPEAEAALTEWHDKYPDVSKLLEPQDVLVDGMRGPSSVWYRVRVNLVHVPEPERPPQEELIADYSPWG, encoded by the coding sequence GTGCTGCAGGTCGCGGGGCGCGAGGTCACCATCACGCACCCCGACAAGGTGATATTTCCCAGCGGGGAAAACACCGCGGCCATCACCAAGGGTGACCTGGTCCACTACTACCTCGATGTCGCCGACGGGGCGTTGCGTGGAGTACGTGACCGGCCGATGATCCTGAAGCGATTCGTCAAGGGCATCTCGCAGGAGGCGGTGTTCCAAAAGCGCGTGCCGGAGAAGCGGCCGGACTGGATCGCCTCCGCCGAGTTGCACTACGCACGCGGCACCTCCGCCCGGGAAGCCGTCGTCACCGACGCGGCTTCGCTGGCCTGGGTGGTCAACCTGGGGTGTGTCGATCTCAATCCGCACCCGGTGCGCGCCGACGATCTGGACCATCCCGATGAGCTGCGCATCGACCTCGACCCCGTTCCGGGGGTGCCGTGGAGCCAGATCCTCGATGTCGCGTTTGTCGTGCGCGGGGTTCTGGAGGATCACGGTCTGACCGCGTGGCCCAAGACGTCTGGGTCGCGCGGCTTTCATATCTACGCGCCGGTCGCCCCGCGATGGACATTCCGGGAGCTACGGCTGGCCGCCGAGACGGTGGCCCGTGAGGTGGAACGCCGTGCCCCGGAGCTGGCGACCAGCCGGTGGTGGAAGGAGGAGCGTCACGGGGTGTTCGTCGATTTCAACCAGAACGCGAAGGATCGCACGGTGGCCTCCGCCTATTCGGTGCGTGCCGTCCCGGACGCCAGGGTGTCGACGCCGCTGCGGTGGGACGAGGTGGCGGGCTGCCGCCCTGCGGAATTCACGCTGACCACGGTGCGGGAGCGATTCGCCGATATCGGCGATCCGTGGCAAGGCATGGAAGGCGCCACCGGCACGCTGGATCAGCTGCTGGAACTGGCAGCAGAGCTCGGACCCGCCGAAAAGGCGCCCAAGGGCACTTCCCGCGACGGACGGCGGCAGTCGATGATGCCGTTGATTGAGATCGCGCGGACGAAGACCAAGCCGGAAGCCGAAGCAGCCTTGACCGAGTGGCACGACAAGTATCCCGATGTCTCGAAACTCCTTGAACCGCAGGATGTTCTCGTGGACGGCATGCGTGGCCCGAGCTCGGTCTGGTACCGGGTGCGGGTCAACCTCGTACACGTACCGGAGCCGGAGCGCCCGCCACAGGAAGAGCTGATTGCCGACTACTCGCCCTGGGGCTAG